The Terriglobales bacterium DNA window TCGTACGCCTGCAGCTTGGCCATCAGGCCGATGCCGCGTCCTTCCTGCTGCTCGTACACCAGCACCCCGCAGCCAGCGGCGGCGATCATCTCCATCGCCATCTCCAGCTGCTGCCGGCAATCGCAGCGCAGGGAACCGAATACGTCGCCGGTCAGGCATTGCGAGTGGATGCGCACCAGCGGCACGGATTCGCGAATGTCGCCCATCACCAGCGCGACCGCGGTTTCCTTGCGCCGCTCGCCGCCGCCGTTGGTCAAGGGGAAGGAGCCCTCGAACCCGAAAATGCGAAATTGCCCCCAGCGGGTGGGGAAGTTCGCTTCGGCGACCTTGCGCACGTGCTTGGATGGTGTCACAGCTTCATTATATGCGCCACCATTGAGGCTAGGGCGCGGAAGCGCGTCACACCATGCTGTGACCTGCGCCCGTGCGCATCCCCGCTGAAACTACAGTAGCGTAGCGGCGGAATTTATTTTCCCGGTCCCGGCGGATTGAAATCCGCCGCTCCACAATTCTTGCGC harbors:
- the ribA gene encoding GTP cyclohydrolase II; translation: MTPSKHVRKVAEANFPTRWGQFRIFGFEGSFPLTNGGGERRKETAVALVMGDIRESVPLVRIHSQCLTGDVFGSLRCDCRQQLEMAMEMIAAAGCGVLVYEQQEGRGIGLMAKLQAYELQDRGLDTVEANERLGFAADCRQYALPVEVLKALDLTEVRLLSNNPDKVAAVQAAGIAVKERVPCEPEPTSQAKQYLKTKKEKMGHLFSK